The window CTTCTAACAACCCCGCTGTTCGCACAAGACAACGCCGCGACTCGAAAGCTGGTCAACGCAACCGCACGCAACTATTCCCTCACCGTCGCTCGCGAAGTTCGTGAGGAGCCGAAACCAGCAGCGGAACAGGAGCAAAGCGGGCTCAATGAATTGCCTGCTGGTTCCAATGCCGGTCGAGCAACCAAGGTGTCGACAAACTCGGGAAACGCAAAAGTTTCGTTGGGCCAGGAAGCAAGTTCCGCAAAGGTCAAAGAGTCGTTTCCAAAAGAAAAATCGTTGAACGCAACGACCAGCATGATGCAATTGCAGCTCTATGCAATCTTCACCACGTTGACCAATGGGATTGCTCCCATGATGGACGTTCTGGAGGAACACCTCGACTAC of the Rhodopirellula baltica SH 1 genome contains:
- a CDS encoding YciI family protein; this encodes MIQRYFSITLLLLTTPLFAQDNAATRKLVNATARNYSLTVAREVREEPKPAAEQEQSGLNELPAGSNAGRATKVSTNSGNAKVSLGQEASSAKVKESFPKEKSLNATTSMMQLQLYAIFTTLTNGIAPMMDVLEEHLDYQRKIEKNGILFGAGPFWTSDEKFCEGEEMIIVRADDTTEARKIADADPMHAKGARSYVVRPWLLNEGRLTIHLNLSSRKAELN